In Trichomycterus rosablanca isolate fTriRos1 chromosome 4, fTriRos1.hap1, whole genome shotgun sequence, one DNA window encodes the following:
- the ing5b gene encoding inhibitor of growth protein 5b isoform X1, translated as MAKAIYLEHYLDSIEGLPFELQRNFSLMTDLDSRTEEKKVEIDRLASEYVEKVRKLSSEERVEHLKRIEEAYSKCKEFSDDKVQLAMQIYELVDKHIRRLDADLARFENELKDKLESSGLESNDDKKSKKRKNLKEKRGGRRENKGSDPDSPKQKIPKHSDVLLDVHTSDVLDMPVDPNEPTYCVCSQVSYGEMIGCDNADCPIEWFHFACVGLTTKPKGKWFCPRCVQDMKKK; from the exons atgGCAAAAGCGATCTATCTGGAACATTACCTGGACA gtattGAGGGACTTCCCTTCGAGCTGCAGAGGAACTTCTCACTGATGACCGATCTGGACAGCAGGACTGAAG AGAAGAAAGTGGAGATCGACCGTTTGGCGTCCGAGTACGTCGAGAAGGTGAGGAAGCTCTCCTCTGAGGAGCGTGTGGAACATCTGAAGAGGATCGAGGAGGCCTACAGCAAGTGTAAAGAGTTCAGCGATGATAAAGTGCAGCTGGCCATGCAGATCTACGAGCTG GTGGATAAACACATCCGGCGGCTGGACGCTGATCTGGCGCGCTTCGAGAACGAGCTGAAGGACAAACTGGAGTCCAGCGGTCTGGAGAGCAACGACGACAAGAAAAGTAAAA AGAGGAAGAACCTGAAGGAGAAGCGAGGAGGACGAAGAGAGAATAAAGGATCTGATCCGGACTCCCCCAAACAGAAAATACCAAAACACAG TGATGTTCTCCTGGACGTTCACACGTCTGATGTTCTGGACATGCCGGTGGATCCTAATGAACCCACCTACTGTGTGTGCAGTCAGGTCTCGTACGGTGAGATGATCGGCTGTGATAACGCTGAC TGCCCCATCGAGTGGTTCCACTTCGCCTGTGTCGGACTCACGACTAAACCCAAAGGAAAATG GTTCTGTCCACGGTGCGTCCAGGACATGAAGAAGAAATGA
- the ing5b gene encoding inhibitor of growth protein 5b isoform X2, which translates to MTDLDSRTEEKKVEIDRLASEYVEKVRKLSSEERVEHLKRIEEAYSKCKEFSDDKVQLAMQIYELVDKHIRRLDADLARFENELKDKLESSGLESNDDKKSKKRKNLKEKRGGRRENKGSDPDSPKQKIPKHSDVLLDVHTSDVLDMPVDPNEPTYCVCSQVSYGEMIGCDNADCPIEWFHFACVGLTTKPKGKWFCPRCVQDMKKK; encoded by the exons ATGACCGATCTGGACAGCAGGACTGAAG AGAAGAAAGTGGAGATCGACCGTTTGGCGTCCGAGTACGTCGAGAAGGTGAGGAAGCTCTCCTCTGAGGAGCGTGTGGAACATCTGAAGAGGATCGAGGAGGCCTACAGCAAGTGTAAAGAGTTCAGCGATGATAAAGTGCAGCTGGCCATGCAGATCTACGAGCTG GTGGATAAACACATCCGGCGGCTGGACGCTGATCTGGCGCGCTTCGAGAACGAGCTGAAGGACAAACTGGAGTCCAGCGGTCTGGAGAGCAACGACGACAAGAAAAGTAAAA AGAGGAAGAACCTGAAGGAGAAGCGAGGAGGACGAAGAGAGAATAAAGGATCTGATCCGGACTCCCCCAAACAGAAAATACCAAAACACAG TGATGTTCTCCTGGACGTTCACACGTCTGATGTTCTGGACATGCCGGTGGATCCTAATGAACCCACCTACTGTGTGTGCAGTCAGGTCTCGTACGGTGAGATGATCGGCTGTGATAACGCTGAC TGCCCCATCGAGTGGTTCCACTTCGCCTGTGTCGGACTCACGACTAAACCCAAAGGAAAATG GTTCTGTCCACGGTGCGTCCAGGACATGAAGAAGAAATGA